A window from Kovacikia minuta CCNUW1 encodes these proteins:
- a CDS encoding LL-diaminopimelate aminotransferase, with protein MATINDNYLKLKAGYLFPEIARRVNAFAEAHPEAKIIRLGIGDVTEPLPEACRTAMIKAVEEMGDRTLFKGYGPEQGYAWLREKIAAHDFQARGCEVDASEIFVSDGSKCDCGNILDIFGDNNTIAVTDPVYPVYVDTNVMAGHTGEANEKGEYGGLIYLPISAENHFTAEIPAQKVDLIYLCFPNNPTGATASREHLKAWVDYAKAHGSIIFFDAAYEAFITDPAIPHSIYEIEGARECAIEFRSFSKNAGFTGTRCALTVVPKTLTAKAADGSNVELWKLWNRRQSTKFNGVSYIVQRGAEAVYSPEGQAQTKALVSFYMENARIIREQLTAAGLTVFGGINAPYVWVKTPNNLSSWDFFDKLLTICNVVGTPGSGFGAAGEGYFRISAFNSRENVEVAMKRITEKFKG; from the coding sequence ATGGCAACCATCAACGACAACTACCTCAAACTCAAAGCGGGTTATCTGTTTCCCGAAATTGCTCGACGGGTCAATGCGTTTGCAGAGGCACACCCAGAAGCGAAAATTATTCGTCTGGGCATTGGTGATGTTACAGAGCCTTTACCTGAAGCCTGCCGCACTGCAATGATCAAAGCAGTGGAGGAAATGGGCGATCGCACCCTGTTTAAGGGTTATGGTCCAGAGCAGGGCTACGCCTGGTTGCGAGAAAAGATCGCTGCCCATGATTTCCAGGCACGGGGCTGTGAAGTGGATGCCTCTGAAATCTTCGTTTCCGATGGCTCCAAGTGCGATTGTGGCAACATTCTAGATATTTTTGGAGATAATAATACGATCGCCGTTACCGACCCCGTGTATCCCGTCTATGTCGATACCAATGTGATGGCGGGACACACCGGAGAAGCCAACGAAAAGGGAGAGTACGGTGGTTTAATTTACCTGCCCATTTCCGCAGAAAACCACTTCACTGCCGAGATTCCTGCCCAAAAGGTCGATTTAATTTATCTCTGTTTCCCCAACAATCCCACAGGCGCAACCGCCAGCCGAGAGCATCTCAAGGCATGGGTCGATTATGCTAAAGCGCATGGCTCAATCATTTTCTTTGATGCTGCCTACGAAGCATTCATTACCGATCCAGCCATTCCCCACTCAATCTACGAAATTGAAGGGGCGCGGGAGTGTGCGATCGAATTTCGTTCCTTTTCTAAAAATGCAGGCTTCACCGGCACCCGATGCGCCCTTACCGTTGTTCCCAAAACCCTGACTGCCAAAGCAGCAGATGGTTCCAATGTGGAATTGTGGAAGCTGTGGAATCGTCGCCAATCGACCAAGTTCAATGGCGTCTCCTACATCGTCCAGCGGGGTGCGGAAGCGGTCTACTCCCCGGAAGGGCAGGCTCAAACCAAAGCTCTGGTCAGCTTTTACATGGAAAATGCTCGAATTATTCGGGAGCAACTAACCGCAGCGGGTCTGACCGTTTTTGGTGGAATCAATGCCCCCTACGTCTGGGTCAAAACGCCCAACAACCTCTCTAGTTGGGATTTCTTCGACAAGTTGCTCACGATTTGCAATGTGGTTGGCACCCCAGGTTCCGGTTTTGGTGCCGCTGGCGAAGGTTACTTCCGCATTTCAGCCTTTAACAGCCGAGAAAATGTAGAAGTGGCAATGAAACGAATTACAGAAAAGTTCAAGGGATAA